The Zonotrichia albicollis isolate bZonAlb1 chromosome 6, bZonAlb1.hap1, whole genome shotgun sequence genome window below encodes:
- the CLMN gene encoding calmin isoform X1, protein MAGQEWDWFQREELIGHISDIRVQNLQVERENVQKRTFTRWINLHLGKCKPPLKVKDLFIDIQDGKILMALLEVLSGQKLMHEYKSSTHRIFRLNNIAKALKFLEDSNVKLVSIDAAEIADGNSSLVLGLIWNIILFFQIKELTGNLNRNSSSSSLSSGPSGPESDTSPSTPSVERNMSITVKDQRRAIRALLIWVQRKTRKYGVAVQDFTSSWRSGLAFLAVIKAIDCTLVDMKHALEKSARENLEDAFSIAQNKLGVPRLLEPEDIMVESPDEQSIVTYVAQFLEHFPELEGEDFTDPDRELPIESTYVHIKDTPSEKEGKILILSENEENMYTVNHERSHPAPPKVHIHDIPERIPSETISENCNGKLSQASGDVQEASEEEPQRPTSLKITGPVRFESNSSWEVPNDKFMSGEVSISDDPLKQNDELSPAVLTDQKNSVDSFEEYSEELTKETPTEYDNETKSLSANTSSLSPLSWTSGILTDDSINKVEDSKPQSSIILPEDSSKQEDTQKYILHLLNKELETLPQDEHPEESPGLETIETNTCSLNDSNLKSQELSTQQETSDDSLSDIPKTPEDLDSCDEVEAEVVSSSSKVSVIPHDLFYYPHYNVPISAVLNAYLEPCIEGYDTGNEKASSETVTDVLHDENLPEQDHKEEAPELDLENKLRTPPSETDTENSEEETTKTSSHANSSDEKEVPLLVDELEIEEDANKAADHEDSTIPQHPEAIVEHLEDLPIAIKTPEENSNTDEEEENMIEEDLQISDVATTSLSQDDLEENAEFQEFTRSSDSDANFHLRKRFSRNASEEETYGVNEQKMTDMDENPLIIGEKMDLEASETPAPTHEITIFEQPEIFYFVIFFWVLVYCLLLLPQLLSNKV, encoded by the exons TCGAACGCGAAAATGTCCAGAAGAGGACCTTTACCAGATGGATAAACCTGCACTTGGGAAAG tgCAAGCCTCCTTTGAAAGTGAAAGACTTGTTTATTGATATACAAGATGGCAAAATCTTGATGGCACTCCTGGAAGTCCTGTCAGGACAAAAGCTG ATGCACGAATACAAATCTTCAACCCATCGCATTTTTCGTTTGAACAATATAGCCAAAGCACTTAAGTTCTTGGAGGACAGTAAC GTAAAGCTTGTTAGCATCGATGCAGCAGAAATAGCAGATGGAAATTCCTCTCTGGTACTTGGACTAATATGGAATATAATCTTGTTTTTTCAG ATTAAGGAGCTTACAGGCAACCTCAACAGgaactcctcctcctccagcctgtcctCTGGGCCCAGTGGTCCAGAATCAGACACAtcccccagcactcccagcGTGGAGAGAAACATGTCCATTACAGTGAAGGACCAGCGGAGAGCCATCAGGGCCCTTCTAATCTGGGTgcagaggaaaaccagaaa GTATGGCGTTGCAGTCCAGGACTTCACAAGTAGTTGGAGGAGTGGCCTTGCTTTCTTAGCTGTCATAAAAGCCATAGATTGTACTTTGGTAGACATGAAGCATGCACTGGAGAAATCAGCACGAGAAAACCTGGAGGATGCTTTCAGCATAGCACAGAATAAACTGGGTGTCCCTCGGCTCCTCGAACCTGAAG ATATCATGGTGGAGTCCCCCGATGAACAGTCAATTGTGACATATGTGGCACAATTCCTGGAGCACTTCCCGGAGCTGGAAGGG GAAGACTTTACAGATCCTGACAGGGAGCTTCCAATTGAGTCCACATATGTCCACATCAAAGACACACCGTCAGAGAAGGAAGGCAAAATCTTGATTTTAagtgaaaatgaagaaaacatgtATACTGTTAATCATGAGAGGAGTCATCCGGCTCCTCCAAAGGTCCATATTCATGATATCCCTGAGAGAATCCCATCAGAAACCATTTCTGAAAATTGTAATGGGAAACTGAGTCAAGCGTCAGGCGATGTACAGGAAGCATCTGAAGAGGAGCCTCAAAGGCCTACCTCACTGAAAATTACAGGACCTGTCAGGTTTGAATCCAACTCCTCTTGGGAGGTTCCAAATGATAAATTCATGTCAGGTGAAGTGAGCATCTCTGATGATCCACTGAAACAAAATGATGAGCTTTCTCCAGCTGTTCTGACAGATCAGAAAAATTCTGTCGACTCTTTTGAAGAATACTCTGAAGAATTAACTAAGGAAACCCCTACTGAATATGACAATGAAACCAAGAGCCTTTCAGCCAATACTTCTTCTTTGAGTCCATTATCCTGGACTTCTGGTATACTTACAGATGATTCTATTAATAAAGTTGAAGACAGCAAACCCCAGTCTTCAATTATTTTACCAGAAGATTCATCAAAACAAGAAGATACACAGAAGTACATTCTCCACCTTCTAAATAAGGAACTAGAGACACTTCCACAAGATGAACATCCAGAGGAATCACCTGGCcttgagacaatagaaacaaacaCTTGCTCACTGAATGATTCTAATCTCAAAAGCCAAGAACTATCTACACAGCAGGAAACATCTGATGACTCTCTCTCAGATATACCTAAAACTCCAGAGGACCTGGACAGCTGTGATGAAGTTGAAGCTGAAGTGGTATCCAGTTCTTCAAAAGTATCTGTCATACCCCATGATCTCTTTTATTATCCACATTATAATGTTCCTATATCAGCAGTTCTGAACGCTTACCTCGAGCCTTGTATCGAAGGTTATGATACAGGAAATGAAAAAGCTTCTTCTGAAACAGTAACAGATGTTTTACATGACGAGAACTTACCAGAACAGGACCACAAGGAAGAGGCTCCAGAGCTAGACTTGGAGAATAAGCTACGTACCCCTCCATCAGAAACAGATACTGAGAACAGCGAGGAGGAAACTACAAAAACAAGCAGTCACGCAAACTCTTCGGATGAAAAAGAAGTGCCATTACTGGTAGATGAGTTAGAAATAGAAGAAGATGCCAATAAGGCCGCTGACCATGAAGATTCCACTATTCCACAACATCCTgag GCCATAGTAGAACATCTAGAGGATTTACCAATAGCCATAAAGACACCAGAAGAAAATAGTAATACAGACGAGGAAGAGGAAAATATGATTGAAGAAGATTTGCAGATCTCAGATGTTGCCACTACTAGTCTATCACAAGATGACCTGGAAGAAAATGCTGAATTCCAAGAATTTACCAG AAGCAGTGACAGTGATGCCAACTTTCATCTCCGAAAAAGGTTTTCTCGTAATGCTTCTGAGGAG GAAACCTATGGTGTAAACGAGCAGAAGATGACAGATATGGATGAAAATCCATTAATCATTGG GGAGAAAATGGACTTGGAAGCAAGCGAGACTCCGGCACCAACTCATGAGATAACAATTTTTGAGCAGCCAGAGATATTCTActttgtaattttcttttggGTGCTGGTCTACTGCCTTTTACTCCTTCCACAGCTGCTTAGCAACAAAGTTTGA
- the CLMN gene encoding calmin isoform X2, whose amino-acid sequence MAGQEWDWFQREELIGHISDIRVQNLQVERENVQKRTFTRWINLHLGKCKPPLKVKDLFIDIQDGKILMALLEVLSGQKLMHEYKSSTHRIFRLNNIAKALKFLEDSNVKLVSIDAAEIADGNSSLVLGLIWNIILFFQIKELTGNLNRNSSSSSLSSGPSGPESDTSPSTPSVERNMSITVKDQRRAIRALLIWVQRKTRKYGVAVQDFTSSWRSGLAFLAVIKAIDCTLVDMKHALEKSARENLEDAFSIAQNKLGVPRLLEPEDIMVESPDEQSIVTYVAQFLEHFPELEGEDFTDPDRELPIESTYVHIKDTPSEKEGKILILSENEENMYTVNHERSHPAPPKVHIHDIPERIPSETISENCNGKLSQASGDVQEASEEEPQRPTSLKITGPVRFESNSSWEVPNDKFMSGEVSISDDPLKQNDELSPAVLTDQKNSVDSFEEYSEELTKETPTEYDNETKSLSANTSSLSPLSWTSGILTDDSINKVEDSKPQSSIILPEDSSKQEDTQKYILHLLNKELETLPQDEHPEESPGLETIETNTCSLNDSNLKSQELSTQQETSDDSLSDIPKTPEDLDSCDEVEAEVVSSSSKVSVIPHDLFYYPHYNVPISAVLNAYLEPCIEGYDTGNEKASSETVTDVLHDENLPEQDHKEEAPELDLENKLRTPPSETDTENSEEETTKTSSHANSSDEKEVPLLVDELEIEEDANKAADHEDSTIPQHPEAIVEHLEDLPIAIKTPEENSNTDEEEENMIEEDLQISDVATTSLSQDDLEENAEFQEFTSSDSDANFHLRKRFSRNASEEETYGVNEQKMTDMDENPLIIGEKMDLEASETPAPTHEITIFEQPEIFYFVIFFWVLVYCLLLLPQLLSNKV is encoded by the exons TCGAACGCGAAAATGTCCAGAAGAGGACCTTTACCAGATGGATAAACCTGCACTTGGGAAAG tgCAAGCCTCCTTTGAAAGTGAAAGACTTGTTTATTGATATACAAGATGGCAAAATCTTGATGGCACTCCTGGAAGTCCTGTCAGGACAAAAGCTG ATGCACGAATACAAATCTTCAACCCATCGCATTTTTCGTTTGAACAATATAGCCAAAGCACTTAAGTTCTTGGAGGACAGTAAC GTAAAGCTTGTTAGCATCGATGCAGCAGAAATAGCAGATGGAAATTCCTCTCTGGTACTTGGACTAATATGGAATATAATCTTGTTTTTTCAG ATTAAGGAGCTTACAGGCAACCTCAACAGgaactcctcctcctccagcctgtcctCTGGGCCCAGTGGTCCAGAATCAGACACAtcccccagcactcccagcGTGGAGAGAAACATGTCCATTACAGTGAAGGACCAGCGGAGAGCCATCAGGGCCCTTCTAATCTGGGTgcagaggaaaaccagaaa GTATGGCGTTGCAGTCCAGGACTTCACAAGTAGTTGGAGGAGTGGCCTTGCTTTCTTAGCTGTCATAAAAGCCATAGATTGTACTTTGGTAGACATGAAGCATGCACTGGAGAAATCAGCACGAGAAAACCTGGAGGATGCTTTCAGCATAGCACAGAATAAACTGGGTGTCCCTCGGCTCCTCGAACCTGAAG ATATCATGGTGGAGTCCCCCGATGAACAGTCAATTGTGACATATGTGGCACAATTCCTGGAGCACTTCCCGGAGCTGGAAGGG GAAGACTTTACAGATCCTGACAGGGAGCTTCCAATTGAGTCCACATATGTCCACATCAAAGACACACCGTCAGAGAAGGAAGGCAAAATCTTGATTTTAagtgaaaatgaagaaaacatgtATACTGTTAATCATGAGAGGAGTCATCCGGCTCCTCCAAAGGTCCATATTCATGATATCCCTGAGAGAATCCCATCAGAAACCATTTCTGAAAATTGTAATGGGAAACTGAGTCAAGCGTCAGGCGATGTACAGGAAGCATCTGAAGAGGAGCCTCAAAGGCCTACCTCACTGAAAATTACAGGACCTGTCAGGTTTGAATCCAACTCCTCTTGGGAGGTTCCAAATGATAAATTCATGTCAGGTGAAGTGAGCATCTCTGATGATCCACTGAAACAAAATGATGAGCTTTCTCCAGCTGTTCTGACAGATCAGAAAAATTCTGTCGACTCTTTTGAAGAATACTCTGAAGAATTAACTAAGGAAACCCCTACTGAATATGACAATGAAACCAAGAGCCTTTCAGCCAATACTTCTTCTTTGAGTCCATTATCCTGGACTTCTGGTATACTTACAGATGATTCTATTAATAAAGTTGAAGACAGCAAACCCCAGTCTTCAATTATTTTACCAGAAGATTCATCAAAACAAGAAGATACACAGAAGTACATTCTCCACCTTCTAAATAAGGAACTAGAGACACTTCCACAAGATGAACATCCAGAGGAATCACCTGGCcttgagacaatagaaacaaacaCTTGCTCACTGAATGATTCTAATCTCAAAAGCCAAGAACTATCTACACAGCAGGAAACATCTGATGACTCTCTCTCAGATATACCTAAAACTCCAGAGGACCTGGACAGCTGTGATGAAGTTGAAGCTGAAGTGGTATCCAGTTCTTCAAAAGTATCTGTCATACCCCATGATCTCTTTTATTATCCACATTATAATGTTCCTATATCAGCAGTTCTGAACGCTTACCTCGAGCCTTGTATCGAAGGTTATGATACAGGAAATGAAAAAGCTTCTTCTGAAACAGTAACAGATGTTTTACATGACGAGAACTTACCAGAACAGGACCACAAGGAAGAGGCTCCAGAGCTAGACTTGGAGAATAAGCTACGTACCCCTCCATCAGAAACAGATACTGAGAACAGCGAGGAGGAAACTACAAAAACAAGCAGTCACGCAAACTCTTCGGATGAAAAAGAAGTGCCATTACTGGTAGATGAGTTAGAAATAGAAGAAGATGCCAATAAGGCCGCTGACCATGAAGATTCCACTATTCCACAACATCCTgag GCCATAGTAGAACATCTAGAGGATTTACCAATAGCCATAAAGACACCAGAAGAAAATAGTAATACAGACGAGGAAGAGGAAAATATGATTGAAGAAGATTTGCAGATCTCAGATGTTGCCACTACTAGTCTATCACAAGATGACCTGGAAGAAAATGCTGAATTCCAAGAATTTACCAG CAGTGACAGTGATGCCAACTTTCATCTCCGAAAAAGGTTTTCTCGTAATGCTTCTGAGGAG GAAACCTATGGTGTAAACGAGCAGAAGATGACAGATATGGATGAAAATCCATTAATCATTGG GGAGAAAATGGACTTGGAAGCAAGCGAGACTCCGGCACCAACTCATGAGATAACAATTTTTGAGCAGCCAGAGATATTCTActttgtaattttcttttggGTGCTGGTCTACTGCCTTTTACTCCTTCCACAGCTGCTTAGCAACAAAGTTTGA